Part of the Halopenitus persicus genome is shown below.
TCCTCGCCGATCGTGATCGCGTCCTCGAGGTCGTCCGGGTCGGCCATCTCCAGGGTCGCCTCGTAGAACTCCCGGGGGTACTGCCGGACGATGTCCATGTTGTGCGCCTCGTCGTCGATCTCCGCGGGATCGATCCGCGAGGACATCACGAGCGGCGCGTCCATACTGCCGCCTCGTTTATCAGGAAGGAAAGATTTCGAGAAGTTCAACAACCCATCCATCAACAGCATTACGCAATCCTCGTCGCCATCGCAGTTGCGGCGCTTCGCCGCGTGGAAATACGGGTGCGCGTAGCCGACCGCCGCGGAGGTGAAGCCGATCACGCGACCGACGGTCGCGGCGCTCGTGTGCGGGGCCATCCCGAAGACGAGCTCGCCGACGAGGTCGTCGCGCTCGTTGAGCTCATAAAAGCGCGGCAGGTCGTAGAACTCCGCGAGCAGGTCGTCGACGAAGTCGGCCGTCTTCATCATGTGCTCGGCGGCGCCGTCCGAAAGGACGACGTCCTGCACCTTCAGCTCGACCAGCTGGTCGTCGTGTCGGAGGGGTTCGCCGTCGACGTCCTCCTCGTAGCCCAGCTCCCGGAAGTGACCGACGGTCACGTCGAGCTCCGCGGGACGGACCGCGGTCACCGGCAGGTCGGTCATGTCGTACCGGACCGTCCCGTCCTTGAACGCGGTCACGTCGTTTTTCGCCCGGAGCACGCCCTTCTCGATGGGTTCGGGCGTCTTGTTCGTGGAGGTGAGCCCCTTGACCCCTTTTAATATCTCGAAGGCGGCCTCCCGCTCGCCGACCGACTCGAGGGCCGACCGATAGGCGTCGTTGAGGTCGATCTCGCGCCGGGAGACGGCCGTCACCGTGCGGTCACACCGCGGACACTCGACGCGGCCGGCCTCGTCGGGTTCACACTCGGTTCCACACTCGCGACACTCGTAGTACGGTTCGGTGTGGGACCCGCAGCCGGGGCACTCGTTGTGGAAGGTGTGCGTGCCGCAGTCGGGACACTCGCGGTCGGCGACGTCCAGTTCGATGACGCCACGGCGGCCCGAATCGTCCATTCCGCTGGCGGCGTCGGCGACGTTCCGCTGTGAGCCGCCGGCCTCGCCGATCGGGAACAGGGTGTGGACCGCCGGCGAGAGGTCGCGGCTCTCCGACTTCTCCGGACGCCCCATCCGGTTGCCGATCCGGGTCGGCGCGCGCTCGCGGACCGTGAAGGGCGCGACCTCGTTGACGGCCCGAACCGCGTTCTTCCCGTCGGCCCAGTTCCGGGCGGCGGGCGACAGGTCCTCCCAGGTGCGCCGGAGCCCGTCGTCGACCCCGAGCGAGCGCGCCAGCGGCCGCCACTCGGGGACCCGTAGCGAGTCGGGCGTCCGGGAGTGCTCGACGAGCAGCGACTCGAGGGCGTCCGTCGTCGCCTCGGTGCGCTCGATCGCCAGGACGCCCTCGACGACATCGCCGTCGGCGACCGCGCGGGCGAGGGTCTCGAACCGCTCGACCGAGACGTCGTGCCAGAGGTAGGTGTAGGCGGGATGCAGGGGACAGTCGTAGTCGGTGGCCCACGCGAGCGCCTCCTCGACGGTCGGGTGCTCGAGGTCGACGTGCGGGTCGTCCGACAGCGCCTGCACGTCCGCGCCCGCCGCCTCGAACTCCTGGATCCACCATTCGTACACGTAGGAGGCCGGCGCGAGGGGGTGGTTGTTCTCGATGAACTCCCCGAAGTTCACGAGGTACTCGCCCAGGTCGAGCACCTTCTCGACGCCGTTGCGGACCGCGAGCGCCTCCTCGACGTCGTCGATCCGGCGGACGTCCCCGTTCGCGAGTCGGACGGTCGGCCCCTCGATGGAGTCGACCGGGACGACGCCCGCGGCCTTGCCCGGGCGCTCGGTCTTGATCTGCGTGCCGGTCGCGAGGAAGTCGTCGACGAGGTGCATCGTCGCCGGATGGACGCCGGCGGTCGCGAACCCGTGGTTCCGCGACCGGCCGTATCGGAGCCGGAAGCCGCCGGCCTCCGAGGGATGCGAGAAGACCGGCCGTCCCGCGATCAGGTCGCGCAGGTACTTGGTTGCGGGGTCGACGCGTTCGGGCCCGGCGTCGGCAGCAGTGGCGTCGGCGTCATCCACGACGCCGGTGTCAGTCGCACCAGCATCGGTTTCGTCTGCGACGTCCGCCTCGGCAGTGGCAGCGTCGTCGGTCGAAGCGTCCGCAGCATCGGCGTCCGCATCGCCGGCGTCCGTATCGTCGGCGTCCGCATCGCCGTCCTCCTCCCCCTCCGTCCCGATCGTCCCGTCGATCAGGTCCTGGAGCCAGGGCCAGTCGACCTCCTCGAGGTCGCGGGTGTACCGCTGTATCTTCGGGGCCTTCAGCGCGATCCCCTCGGCGAGGACCAGACACATCCCGCCCCGCGAGGAGTTCGTGTCGATGCGCTCGAGGTCCCGGAAGCCGGACACCTCCTCGTCGCCGGTGGCCTCGCCGTCGAGCATGATCGGCATGTTCCGGGCGATGAACTTCGTCTCCTTGTCCTTCGGCGAGTACTGGAGGCCGGTCTCGGAGTCGTAGAGGGCGACCTCCTCGGCGTAGCGTTCGACCTCGTCGTCGCGGGGCCGGAACTCCTCGATCCCCAGTAGGGACCGGGCGTAGTCGGCCACGAGCACCGACAGCGCCTGCGCGGTCCCGCCCGCGGACCGGATCGGACCGGCGTAGTAGACGTTGACGAACTCGGTGCCGTCGTCGTTCTCGAGCAGCTCGACCCGGTCGATCCCCTCGATCGGGGCCGCGACCACGCCCTCGGTCAACAGCGCGACGGCGGTCCGGACCGCCCCCTCGATCTTCCCCTCGCGGGAGTCGTAGTCGCCGACGGTCCCCTCGACGAAGTCGGTGACGAGCTCGAGGGCCGCCTCCTCGCGGGACATCTCCCCCTCGAGATCGCGGACGCGCTCGGCGACGCCGTCGATCCCGAGGATGTTCTCCACGCGGTCGGCCATGTCGCGGGCGACCGGGATCTCGATCTCCGGTTTCGGGTCCTTGCCCCGTCCCTTGGCCGCCTCGGCCACCTCGAAGGCCTCGTCCAGCCGGTCCTCGATGCGCGCGAAATACCGCTCGTCCTCGGGACGCATGTCCGTCTCCGTCATCGCGACCGTCCCCCCGTCCTCACAGCCACAGGTCCAGGTCGGTGGTCACGTCGTGTTCGCGGACCAGCGGCTCCGCGAAGGTGCGGAGGTAGACCTCGCCGGCGAAGACGGTGGCCGAATCGAGGTGCCCCGCGAGCGCCTGCCCGCTCTCCCGCGAGAACACCGCGTGCGTGTGCGCGAAGACGTCGTCGTCGAGCCGCGCGACGTTGCCGACGCAGGCGGCGACCTCCAGCGGCTCGTCGAAGGTGACCGACCGGTACTCGGTGTCGTCCTGGTCGTAGAACCAGATCTCGGCGTCCTGGACCGCGCCCATCGCGTTGAACCAGCCCGCCTCGGCGTCGACCTCGCGCGCCAGGTCCTCGATCTCCGCCCGCCAGTCGGCGCCCGTCTCCAGCCGGGCGAGGTACTCCCCCGCCGACTCGACCGCTCGGTAGTGCATACGCGTCGATGAGGCGGGTGGCGAGGAAAAACCTTCGCCGTTCGAGTTGGGGGATCGCCGGTCGATCCGTAACGTTCGGAGAGACGGGGGGTGCGGAACGTCAACGGCGCCGTTCGACTAGTTCGACGACGTACCCGTCCGGGTCACGAACGAACGCGATCCGGCTCCCGCTGGCCGCCTCCCGGGACGGTTCGGCGACGACGGGCGGATCGACCGTCTCGACGAGCCGTCGGAACGCGCCGTCGAGGTCCTCGACCCCGATGGCGACGTGTTCCCGAAGCGGAGGACCGCGTCCGTGGCGTTCCGGTGGCCGCTCCGGATGATAGGTGAACTGGATCTCCGGACCGGAACGGCCGGAAACGTAGACGTTCTCGATCCCGTCCGCTCCGGTGAACCGTTTCGACCGCTCGAACCCGAGCCCGTCCAGATAAAACTCGAGCGTGGATTCGAGGTCGGACACGGGAAACGCGACGTGTATGACGTCCATTCGAACGGATTCTCGACGAGTCGGTTTTACTGTGACGAACGTGACGGACTCCGCCGCACCGTCGATCAGATCGGAGGGACCACTATCTCGGAGGAGAGTTTTGATGCGTGCCTTCTATTCGACTTCACTCGTCGGCGGTGTACGCACCGGTTCGATCCGACGGACCGCAAGAATCGACTCGTCGTAGTCTACGATGCAGAAAGACGATACTGCCCAATGTGGAGTTTCGAGAACGGCCCACCAGTCAAACGCTCAACGAAGTCATCAGGGACACGCCAGAAGATTCGACGATTTCGTTGAGCTTTGAAACGCTGCGATCCTGTACATGTGTGTCAACCCCCATCGAATTGGTTCACAGCAGCGCCGACGTGTGAAGTACCGCGGGGACAAGCCCCGCGGCTTCGCGGTTTTGACCGCACGTCCCAAACCGGGCCGTGCCGTCGCAGGCGAATGTAATTCCCCTCGACCTTCCCGTGACGGGTCGGCTGGAATTCACACCCGAACGCTCGATGCGTCCGTGAGGGTCGGCGGCTCCACCCCGCCCGACGACTCCCGTCGCACCACGCTGAAGACGTGGGTTTTGAGAGGAGTCGCATGTCCAAACCATCTCAGTCAGCGTTGGATTACGGTCTGTAATCCGTCTTTGTGGGTCTCTGACTGTACTCACTGTCCGAACCGTGGTTTGGTTAATCCTTCGACGGCCTTCACCCTCGGGTCAAGCCCCGAGGCACTCCGCCTGCTCAGCCTGTAGACGGAGTCGGGGGGAGTTCCGAGTATGGGCGGGTTATCGGCCGATCGTTCCTTGATAGGTGAGTGGTGCGTCGGGATTAATCAGGAAGGCCACGAGCAGTGTTTCTTCCTGCGCGCTGACGGTCAGATCGGTTGCGTTGACGAGCAGCCCGCTTTCCGTCCTGTCGAAGGTGGTGTCATTGGCTTCGACCGCGCCATCAAAGACATAGAAGTACGTATGCCATCCCTCGATTGCGGGGAGTTGGACACTGGTTCCCGCGTCAAGTTGCACGTCATAGAAGTTGACGTCATTGCGTACGTAGAACGGCGCGTCCGACTCCTCCGGGCCGAAGAGATGTCGCCACTCGTTGGTGACGGGCTCCGGAACGGACCCATGTTGGATAGTCGGGTCAAGATCGACAGTGTGTGGTCGGACGAAGATCTGCAAGAGCCGCAGCTGTGGATCATCGTCGAGGGTTTGCTCCTCGTGCCAGAAGGCGCTGCCAGCGTTCATCACCATCAGGTGGTCGGAGTCTATGACTAACTCGTTCCCCGCTCGGTCCTTGTGACGCATTATACCGGTCGGGACGTAGGAAACGATCTCGTCGTTCTGATGGGGGTGCATCGAAACGAACGTGCCGGGGTCCAGAAAGGCCTCGTCAATGCGCGCCAGCGGACCGTAGCCGTGGTCGTCGTGGTCCGGCAGGTTTCGCCCGGGGTAGTTCGAGTGGATCCTGAACTTTCCCTGATTCTGCGAGATGTCCGTGCGTGGGGCCTTGTAGAGTTCTGTGTTGAGGGTGTTCCCTGTCATTCGTCCCGCTCCGTGATTTCAAGGACCTTGCCAGCGGCGATGGTCTGACCCATATCGCGGACCGCGAACGAACCGAGCTCCGGTATCTCGGAGGACGGCTCGATGCTGAGTGGCTTCTGTGGGCGCACGGTGACGACCGCGGCGTCACCGGACTTGATGAAGTCGGGGTTCTCCTCGGCGACCTCGCCAGAGGCCGGGTCGATCTTCTGGTCGATCGACTCGATCGTACACGCGACCTGCGTGGTGTGCGCATGGAAGACCGGCGTATAGCCCGCGGTGATGACCGACGGGTGCTGCATGACGACGATCTGTGCGGTGAACGTGTCGGCGACTGTCGGCGGGTCGTCGATGGGGCCGGCAACGTCGCCGCGGCGGATGTCGTCCTTGCCGACACCCCGGACGTTGAATCCGACGTTGTCACCGGGCTCGGCCTGGTCGACTTCCTCGTGGTGCATCTCAATTGTCTTCACCTCGCCACCGACGTCAGAGGGCTGGAAGCTGACGTTGTCACCCGTATTGAGCATCCCCGTTTCGACGCGGCCCACCGGCACGGTCCCGATGCCCGAGATCGTGTAGACATCCTGAATGGGGAGGCGCAGTGGCGCGTCCGTCGGCGGGGACGGCTCCGGCAGGTTGTTGAGCGCTTCAACGAGGGTTTCTTCGTTGTACCACGGCGTGTTGTCCGACGGTTCTGAGACGTTGTCACCCTCGAAGGCGGAGGTCGGAATGAATCTCGTGTCCTCGATATTGAAGCGAACCTGGTTCAGGAGTTCCTTGATCTCGTCAACGGTCGAGCGGTAGCGGTCTTCCTCGTAGTCGACGAGGTCCATCTTGTTGACCGCGACGATGAGTTCGTCGATGCCGAGGGTCCGCGAGAGAAAGACGTGTTCCTGGGTCTGGGGTTGGACGCCGTCATCAGCCGCAACGATGAGGACGGCGTGGTCGGCCTGGCTCGCACCTGTAATCATATTCTTGA
Proteins encoded:
- a CDS encoding DNA polymerase II large subunit, encoding MRPEDERYFARIEDRLDEAFEVAEAAKGRGKDPKPEIEIPVARDMADRVENILGIDGVAERVRDLEGEMSREEAALELVTDFVEGTVGDYDSREGKIEGAVRTAVALLTEGVVAAPIEGIDRVELLENDDGTEFVNVYYAGPIRSAGGTAQALSVLVADYARSLLGIEEFRPRDDEVERYAEEVALYDSETGLQYSPKDKETKFIARNMPIMLDGEATGDEEVSGFRDLERIDTNSSRGGMCLVLAEGIALKAPKIQRYTRDLEEVDWPWLQDLIDGTIGTEGEEDGDADADDTDAGDADADAADASTDDAATAEADVADETDAGATDTGVVDDADATAADAGPERVDPATKYLRDLIAGRPVFSHPSEAGGFRLRYGRSRNHGFATAGVHPATMHLVDDFLATGTQIKTERPGKAAGVVPVDSIEGPTVRLANGDVRRIDDVEEALAVRNGVEKVLDLGEYLVNFGEFIENNHPLAPASYVYEWWIQEFEAAGADVQALSDDPHVDLEHPTVEEALAWATDYDCPLHPAYTYLWHDVSVERFETLARAVADGDVVEGVLAIERTEATTDALESLLVEHSRTPDSLRVPEWRPLARSLGVDDGLRRTWEDLSPAARNWADGKNAVRAVNEVAPFTVRERAPTRIGNRMGRPEKSESRDLSPAVHTLFPIGEAGGSQRNVADAASGMDDSGRRGVIELDVADRECPDCGTHTFHNECPGCGSHTEPYYECRECGTECEPDEAGRVECPRCDRTVTAVSRREIDLNDAYRSALESVGEREAAFEILKGVKGLTSTNKTPEPIEKGVLRAKNDVTAFKDGTVRYDMTDLPVTAVRPAELDVTVGHFRELGYEEDVDGEPLRHDDQLVELKVQDVVLSDGAAEHMMKTADFVDDLLAEFYDLPRFYELNERDDLVGELVFGMAPHTSAATVGRVIGFTSAAVGYAHPYFHAAKRRNCDGDEDCVMLLMDGLLNFSKSFLPDKRGGSMDAPLVMSSRIDPAEIDDEAHNMDIVRQYPREFYEATLEMADPDDLEDAITIGEDTLGTSDQYRGFDHTHDTSDIALGPDLSAYKTLGSMMDKMDAQLELARKLRAVDETDVAERVIEYHFLPDLIGNLRAFSRQETRCLDCGEKYRRMPLSGECRECGGRVNLTVHEGSVNKYMDTAIAVADRFDCRPYTKQRLEVLERSLESVFEDDTNKQSGIADFM
- a CDS encoding PPC domain-containing DNA-binding protein, giving the protein MHYRAVESAGEYLARLETGADWRAEIEDLAREVDAEAGWFNAMGAVQDAEIWFYDQDDTEYRSVTFDEPLEVAACVGNVARLDDDVFAHTHAVFSRESGQALAGHLDSATVFAGEVYLRTFAEPLVREHDVTTDLDLWL
- a CDS encoding VOC family protein, with translation MDVIHVAFPVSDLESTLEFYLDGLGFERSKRFTGADGIENVYVSGRSGPEIQFTYHPERPPERHGRGPPLREHVAIGVEDLDGAFRRLVETVDPPVVAEPSREAASGSRIAFVRDPDGYVVELVERRR
- a CDS encoding pirin family protein, with product MTGNTLNTELYKAPRTDISQNQGKFRIHSNYPGRNLPDHDDHGYGPLARIDEAFLDPGTFVSMHPHQNDEIVSYVPTGIMRHKDRAGNELVIDSDHLMVMNAGSAFWHEEQTLDDDPQLRLLQIFVRPHTVDLDPTIQHGSVPEPVTNEWRHLFGPEESDAPFYVRNDVNFYDVQLDAGTSVQLPAIEGWHTYFYVFDGAVEANDTTFDRTESGLLVNATDLTVSAQEETLLVAFLINPDAPLTYQGTIGR
- the tuf gene encoding translation elongation factor EF-1 subunit alpha; protein product: MSTDKPHQNLAIIGHVDHGKSTLVGRLLYETGSVPEHVIEQHREEAEEKGKGGFEFAYVMDNLAEERERGVTIDIAHQEFSTDTYDFTIVDTPGHRDFVKNMITGASQADHAVLIVAADDGVQPQTQEHVFLSRTLGIDELIVAVNKMDLVDYEEDRYRSTVDEIKELLNQVRFNIEDTRFIPTSAFEGDNVSEPSDNTPWYNEETLVEALNNLPEPSPPTDAPLRLPIQDVYTISGIGTVPVGRVETGMLNTGDNVSFQPSDVGGEVKTIEMHHEEVDQAEPGDNVGFNVRGVGKDDIRRGDVAGPIDDPPTVADTFTAQIVVMQHPSVITAGYTPVFHAHTTQVACTIESIDQKIDPASGEVAEENPDFIKSGDAAVVTVRPQKPLSIEPSSEIPELGSFAVRDMGQTIAAGKVLEITERDE